GCTTTGATCATCAGCAGGTCATTGGCACCATCGCCGATCGCCACCGTCTGTTCCGGCGCGATGTCAAAACGCTGCGCCAGCTTCTTCAGGGTATCGGCTTTGTATTGCGCGTCGACTACCGGACCCAGCACGTTGCCGGTCAGTTTGCCGTCGCGAATTTCAAGTTCATTGGCCACCACCGCCGAAAGATGCAGCCTGTCGCGCAGATAGTCGGCGTAGTAGGTAAAGCCGCCGGACGCGATGGCAATCTGCCAGCCCAGCGCCTGCAGCTTCTGCGTCAGCGTCGTTAAGCCTGGCATTAATGGCAGAGCATCACGCACCTGTTTCAGAATATTGGCGTCCGCGCCCTGCAGCGTGGCGACGCGCTGACGCAGGCTGGCGGTGAAGTCGAGTTCGCCGCGCATCGCGCGTTCCGTCACTTCCGCCACCTGCTCGCCGCAGCCCGCCAGTTTAGCGATCTCGTCGATGCATTCGATCTGAATCGCGGTGGAGTCCATATCCATCACCAGCAGGCCTGGCGTTTTGAGATGCGGGATTTTGCCCAGCGGAGCCACGTCCAGCCCGGCATCGTGCGCCAGTCTGGTGGCAAACGGCGTCAGCGATCCTGCCAGGCGAATCACCTGATACTCATCGACGTTCCAGGCGCTGACGATCACCATCGCCGCACCCAGCTGGTGCTGGTAATCGGTCAGCCGTTGCTTATCCAGCCCGCGGCCATACAGCAGCCAGCCGGTGCGGCCAGCGCGATAATCCAGCGGCATCACTTCATCACCGCTAAGAGAAAGGGGCAAACCCGGCCAGAGGGAGACATCGGCGGGAAGATCGCACCAGGTTAAACGATTTGGCATCAGAGCTCCTGTAGGGACAACAAAACCACGCAAGAGGCTACCTTGTCTGCGCCGCTTCTGGCAACATAATCTCCAGGCTTTCTGTTGTGATATGACCCGGATGATTAATGGCTAAAACCGCACTGAAATTTCGCTTACATCGTACCGTGATCGTTCTTATCTCGATGGCGCTGCTGGTCGTGCTGATGCAGGGCGCATCCTGGTTCAGCCTTGGGCATCAGGCGGCGCGCTCTGAACAGGTCGAGGAGCTGGCGCATACGCTGACCAGCCAGGTGGCGTTTAGTCTTAAGCCGTTGATGGACAACAGTGAAAATAACCGTACTCAGATAGAAGCCATTCTTAATCAGATGACGGCTAACAGCCGTATTCTGGATGCGTCAGTGTATGACGGCGACGGCAGCCTGGTGGCGCACAGCGGTGAAAACATCAATGTGCGCGATCGGCTGGCGCTCGATGGTCAGCGCGCGGGCAGCTATTTCAATCA
This genomic window from Pantoea sp. Lij88 contains:
- the serB gene encoding phosphoserine phosphatase — translated: MPNRLTWCDLPADVSLWPGLPLSLSGDEVMPLDYRAGRTGWLLYGRGLDKQRLTDYQHQLGAAMVIVSAWNVDEYQVIRLAGSLTPFATRLAHDAGLDVAPLGKIPHLKTPGLLVMDMDSTAIQIECIDEIAKLAGCGEQVAEVTERAMRGELDFTASLRQRVATLQGADANILKQVRDALPLMPGLTTLTQKLQALGWQIAIASGGFTYYADYLRDRLHLSAVVANELEIRDGKLTGNVLGPVVDAQYKADTLKKLAQRFDIAPEQTVAIGDGANDLLMIKASALGIAFHAKPKVNEQTAVTIRHADLMGVFCILTGSLIHEER
- a CDS encoding YtjB family periplasmic protein, with amino-acid sequence MAKTALKFRLHRTVIVLISMALLVVLMQGASWFSLGHQAARSEQVEELAHTLTSQVAFSLKPLMDNSENNRTQIEAILNQMTANSRILDASVYDGDGSLVAHSGENINVRDRLALDGQRAGSYFNHQIVQPLAGNDGPLGFLRVTLDTHVLVTDSHQVDNTTNILRLMMLLALAIGIILSRTLLRHRRTRWQQSPFLLTASTPVKEDRDEDDEKKE